In Pirellulaceae bacterium, the sequence CCTTGGGGGAGGTCCTCGGCGATCGTCCAATCTTGAAGGAAATTGGCTCGATAGTGGAAGATGCGACCCAGCCTGCCTTCATCAATTAGCTGTTTTGCAAGGGTCACAGCCGGCACGCGTCGGTAGTTGTACCAGACCATGTTGGGAACGCCAGCCGCTTCGACGACTTTGCACATTTCCTCGCCTTCGGCAACGTTCATCGCGAGCGGTTTTTCGCAGAGGATCATCTTGCCTGCTTGAGCGGCGGCGATGGCGATTTCGTGATGTAGGTTGTTGGGAGTACAGATGTCAACCGCATCGATGTCGTCGCGAGCCAAGAGAGCACGCCAGTCAGTTTCGATCGATTCATAGCCCCAATTGTCCGCGAATGCTTGTGCCTTTTCCTGGTTTCGAGCACAAATCGATTTCAAGACGGGCTCGTATTCCAAATCGAAGAAGTTTCCGACGGAAGCGTAGGCATTTGAGTGGGCTCGGCCCATGAATCCATAGCCAATCATGCCGATGTTGAGTGGTTTCTTGCTCATCAAATATTCCTTTGATGGTGGGTGTTTTGTGGCACGTTTGAGCTGGGGTTATTCCGACCAGCCATGAGCGTCGCGTACTGCGATCATTGCAGCAAGGATGTCGTTCCAGGTTTCCGACTTGTGCATCACGTCGTTGGGGAACATGCAGCCGTCCCAACAAATGTGTTGGAATGCTTTGGTCGGTTCACCGTTATCGCCACGGAGCCAATGACCGGCATGTTCGGCGATCGATAGTTTGCCATTCGGGTCGTTGGGAAGGCAATGGCGGCCCGTTTTGTCATGTGATCCGCTGCCTTTGACGGTCGCGTCGTTTTGAGCAACATGAAAATCAAATGTCCAGGGCCTCAGTGCAGTGGTTAGTTCCGCTAACGCCGCGTTGAGTTCGTCGCCATTCCAATTAAAGTTCTCGGAGACAATGCGATCTTCAGGGGCGTTGTAGCCAAGAATGTAAAGTAAAGTGTGAGCCATGTCGGCTTGGAATCCCACCAAGTCGGGACGGTCAACAGTTTCCAGCAACCGCACCATTTCTTTCCAGCTATGCATTGCGCCCCAGCAGATTTCACCTTCGGCGGCTAATCGTTCGCCGTGATCGGCAGCAATGTCACCGGCTTGGCGAAAGGTGTCAGCAATCTTGGCGGTGCCCTCGGGGTCCTCCGCCCAGGTGCCAGGATCGACGGATGAATCGATGCGAACGATCCCGTAGGGTCGGACTCCCAGTTCGCGGAATCGTTTGGCAATGTGACAGCCCTTGCGGACTTGGGTTAAGAATTGGTTGCGTTCTGTTTGGTCGCCCATGGCGGATCCGCCGCCCGTCGGTGGCCAAACAGGAGCGACGACGGAGCCAACAACCAAATCTTTTGACTGAATTTGATCG encodes:
- a CDS encoding TIM barrel protein codes for the protein MSNNFPKLHNAAWPGVVGKGPDSEPPIELETMLDLTAAAECNGKKFDGIDIFLFAPHVDIDASDDDLKRIADQIQSKDLVVGSVVAPVWPPTGGGSAMGDQTERNQFLTQVRKGCHIAKRFRELGVRPYGIVRIDSSVDPGTWAEDPEGTAKIADTFRQAGDIAADHGERLAAEGEICWGAMHSWKEMVRLLETVDRPDLVGFQADMAHTLLYILGYNAPEDRIVSENFNWNGDELNAALAELTTALRPWTFDFHVAQNDATVKGSGSHDKTGRHCLPNDPNGKLSIAEHAGHWLRGDNGEPTKAFQHICWDGCMFPNDVMHKSETWNDILAAMIAVRDAHGWSE